One region of Mycolicibacterium insubricum genomic DNA includes:
- a CDS encoding enoyl-CoA hydratase: MFAGMAAEFVEYETLDSGRIARIWLNRPEAHNAQNRTLLVQLDEAFKRAEFDDTVRVIILAARGKNFSAGHDLGSEAALAERTPGPGLHPSFTGNGATRDGMAEKLMIQEWHYYYDNTMRWRNLRKITIAQVQGNAIAAALMLIWACDLIVAADDARFSDVVAVRLGMPGVEYFAHPWEFGPRKAKELLLTGDALDADEAYRLGMVSKVFPADELTEKTLEFAQRIADRPTVAALLVKDSVNAATDAMGFSEAMRHSFHIHELGHAHWAALNENGFPVALPPEVEDWRTARPTEVARRDTP, from the coding sequence ATGTTTGCGGGCATGGCAGCCGAGTTCGTCGAATACGAAACGCTGGATTCCGGGCGCATCGCCCGCATCTGGCTCAACCGCCCCGAGGCGCACAACGCCCAGAACCGCACCCTGCTGGTGCAGCTGGACGAGGCGTTCAAACGCGCCGAGTTCGACGACACCGTCCGGGTGATCATCCTGGCCGCCCGCGGCAAGAACTTCTCCGCCGGGCACGACCTCGGTTCGGAGGCCGCGCTGGCCGAGCGGACCCCGGGCCCCGGCCTGCACCCCAGCTTCACCGGCAACGGCGCCACCCGCGACGGCATGGCCGAGAAGCTGATGATCCAGGAGTGGCACTACTACTACGACAACACCATGCGCTGGCGCAACCTGCGCAAGATCACCATCGCGCAGGTGCAGGGCAACGCCATCGCCGCCGCGCTGATGCTGATCTGGGCCTGCGACCTGATCGTGGCCGCCGACGACGCCCGGTTCTCCGACGTGGTCGCGGTGCGCCTGGGCATGCCGGGTGTGGAGTATTTCGCCCACCCGTGGGAGTTCGGGCCGCGCAAGGCCAAGGAACTGCTGCTCACCGGCGACGCCCTGGACGCCGATGAGGCCTACCGGCTGGGCATGGTCTCCAAGGTGTTCCCCGCCGACGAGCTGACCGAGAAGACCCTGGAGTTCGCCCAGCGCATCGCCGACCGCCCGACGGTGGCCGCGCTGCTGGTCAAGGATTCGGTCAACGCCGCCACCGACGCGATGGGCTTCTCCGAGGCGATGCGGCACTCCTTCCACATCCACGAACTCGGCCACGCGCACTGGGCCGCCCTCAACGAGAACGGCTTCCCGGTGGCGCTGCCGCCGGAGGTCGAGGACTGGCGGACGGCCCGGCCGACCGAGGTGGCCCGCCGCGATACGCCCTAG
- a CDS encoding MCE family protein, which translates to MTALLRTRGMRLGLIAALVVVLVAGLVLLWPGRGRYKITGLFTSAVGLYPGDEVRVVGVPVGRIDSIEPRATDVKVTMSIDDAVKLPADANALIVSPNLVAARFIQLGPAYDGGPELAAGSTLDLGRTGVPVEWDEVKRELTKLSAELGPGAGGVAGPLTGFINQAADTFDGNGDSFRNALTELSRTAGRLGDSRTDLFGTIRNLQVLVNALSSSNEQLVQFTGHVASVSQVLADSSTGLDSTLATLNTALTDVRGFLKNNNDALIGTVNKLTDFTTVLSNQSDDIEQVLHVTPNGLANFYNIYNPAQGTVAGLLSLPNFANPVQFMCGGTYDVGATPDNYRRAEICQERMAPVLRRITMNFPPLTFHPINTITAYKGQIIYDTPETEAKAQTPVPYLQWQPSPGVTPPVIPPGTTLGDLVLPPAENPGQISPGPPYVVGSGPAPGPAPAAPAAADPAAPAQGGGG; encoded by the coding sequence ATGACCGCACTGCTACGCACCCGGGGGATGCGCCTGGGCCTGATCGCCGCACTCGTGGTGGTGCTGGTGGCCGGGCTGGTGCTGCTGTGGCCCGGCCGCGGCAGGTACAAGATCACCGGCCTGTTCACCTCCGCCGTCGGGCTCTACCCGGGCGACGAGGTCCGGGTGGTGGGCGTCCCGGTCGGCAGAATCGACTCAATCGAACCGCGCGCCACCGACGTCAAGGTCACCATGTCGATCGACGACGCGGTGAAACTGCCCGCCGACGCCAACGCGCTGATCGTGTCGCCGAACCTGGTGGCGGCCCGGTTCATCCAGCTCGGCCCGGCCTATGACGGCGGCCCGGAGCTGGCCGCCGGCAGCACCCTGGACCTGGGCCGCACCGGGGTCCCGGTGGAATGGGACGAGGTCAAGCGCGAGCTGACGAAGCTGTCCGCCGAACTCGGCCCGGGCGCCGGCGGCGTCGCCGGCCCGCTGACCGGCTTCATCAACCAGGCCGCCGACACCTTCGACGGCAACGGGGACTCGTTCCGCAACGCGCTGACCGAATTGTCCCGCACCGCCGGCCGCCTCGGTGACTCCCGCACCGACCTGTTCGGCACCATCCGCAACCTGCAGGTGCTGGTCAACGCACTGTCGTCCAGCAACGAGCAGTTGGTGCAGTTCACCGGTCACGTCGCCTCGGTGTCCCAGGTGCTCGCCGACAGCTCGACCGGCCTGGACTCCACGCTGGCCACGCTGAATACCGCGCTCACCGATGTGCGGGGTTTCCTCAAGAACAACAACGACGCTCTGATCGGCACCGTCAACAAGCTCACCGACTTCACCACCGTGCTGTCCAACCAGTCCGACGACATCGAGCAGGTGCTGCACGTCACGCCCAACGGCCTGGCCAACTTCTACAACATCTACAACCCCGCGCAGGGCACGGTGGCGGGGTTGCTGTCGCTGCCGAACTTCGCCAACCCGGTGCAGTTCATGTGCGGTGGCACCTACGACGTCGGCGCCACCCCGGACAACTACCGGCGCGCCGAGATCTGCCAGGAGCGGATGGCCCCGGTGCTGCGCCGGATCACCATGAACTTCCCGCCGTTGACCTTCCACCCGATCAACACCATCACCGCCTACAAGGGCCAGATCATCTACGACACCCCGGAGACCGAGGCGAAGGCCCAGACGCCGGTGCCCTACCTGCAGTGGCAGCCCTCTCCCGGCGTCACCCCGCCGGTGATCCCGCCCGGAACCACCCTCGGCGACCTGGTGCTGCCGCCGGCGGAGAATCCCGGCCAGATCTCACCCGGACCGCCCTATGTCGTCGGCTCCGGCCCGGCGCCCGGACCGGCACCGGCGGCACCGGCGGCCGCGGACCCGGCCGCCCCCGCGCAGGGGGGTGGCGGATGA
- a CDS encoding mammalian cell entry protein, whose amino-acid sequence MSETQPPGGRRRRASRAAGPAGTATTVIEPIAVADEPATSAVTVSSGTGRRPANRARVLALAAVLAVALAGALTAAVALLTANQRDVDRVAARQQRFVDGATQVVVNMFSYTPDSIDASVNRFVTSTSGPLRAQLDQANNVDNLKALFRDTNATSEVVIKGAALEDIDEATDNASVLVAARVTVTDIDGVNKPSQAYRLRVIVHEDADGVMTGYDLKYPDGGN is encoded by the coding sequence ATGAGCGAAACCCAGCCACCCGGCGGCAGGCGGCGCCGGGCATCGAGGGCGGCCGGCCCGGCCGGTACCGCGACCACGGTGATCGAGCCGATCGCGGTCGCCGACGAACCCGCGACCTCGGCCGTCACCGTCTCTTCCGGCACGGGCCGACGCCCGGCCAACCGGGCGCGGGTGCTGGCCCTGGCCGCGGTGCTCGCCGTCGCGCTGGCCGGTGCGCTGACCGCGGCGGTGGCATTGCTGACGGCCAACCAGCGCGACGTCGACCGGGTCGCAGCCCGCCAGCAGCGGTTCGTCGACGGCGCCACTCAGGTGGTGGTCAACATGTTCAGCTACACCCCCGACAGCATCGACGCCAGCGTCAACCGGTTCGTCACCTCGACCAGCGGGCCGCTGCGCGCCCAGCTGGACCAGGCCAACAACGTGGACAACCTCAAGGCGCTGTTCCGCGACACCAATGCCACCTCGGAGGTGGTGATCAAGGGCGCGGCGCTCGAAGACATCGACGAGGCGACCGACAACGCCTCGGTGCTGGTGGCCGCCCGGGTCACGGTGACCGACATCGACGGGGTCAACAAACCGTCGCAGGCCTACCGGCTGCGGGTGATCGTGCACGAGGACGCCGACGGCGTGATGACCGGCTACGACCTCAAATATCCCGACGGGGGCAACTGA
- a CDS encoding LCP family protein, whose amino-acid sequence MSSSRHRMPRESARVSRMLGRCVAALVSILALASTAFGWASVHKAIGGITFSHALEPGAPRSTDGAQNILLIGLDSRKDQHGNELPQEILDKLHAGDSDDGGYNTNTLILMHVEPKPDGKEKIVAFSIPRDDYVKFTGVPGYSHIKIKEAYGLTKADVAQKLVDAGVTDQQELETRGREAGRRATIKAVRDLTGVPIDSFAEVNLAGFYDLAQSLGGVQVCLNHAVYDEYSGADFPAGRQTLDAAQSLAFVRQRHGLDNGDLDRTRRQQAFLISVMHQLDATGTFTDLSKLNALIEVAHKDVVLSAGWDEKQFRRMQALAGGDVEFRTLPVVRYDNINGQDVNIIDPAAIRAEVAKAFGTKDATTTTTTAKPSADTVVDVVNAAGISGLAASASAKLAARGFHTDQARDPQPGDPTVTSVRYGSGAESDARSAAALLGITAEPMLESSLATGHIEIILGPDYSPSGAADTDTATERVEVTPLSTSTSSDEAPPPTGMPINGDGIPCVN is encoded by the coding sequence ATGTCGTCCAGCCGTCACCGCATGCCGCGCGAGTCCGCGCGTGTCTCGCGGATGCTCGGACGCTGCGTCGCCGCGCTGGTCTCCATCCTGGCTTTGGCGTCGACGGCATTCGGCTGGGCGTCGGTGCACAAGGCCATCGGCGGCATCACCTTCTCGCATGCGCTGGAACCCGGCGCGCCGCGCTCGACCGACGGGGCGCAGAACATCCTGCTGATCGGCCTGGACTCCCGCAAGGACCAGCATGGCAACGAGCTGCCGCAGGAGATCCTGGACAAACTGCACGCCGGGGACTCCGACGACGGCGGCTACAACACCAACACGCTGATCCTGATGCACGTCGAACCCAAGCCCGACGGCAAGGAGAAGATCGTCGCCTTCTCCATCCCGCGCGACGACTACGTCAAGTTCACCGGGGTGCCCGGCTACAGCCACATCAAGATCAAGGAGGCCTACGGGCTGACCAAGGCCGACGTGGCCCAGAAGCTGGTCGACGCCGGGGTCACCGATCAGCAGGAACTGGAGACCCGTGGCCGCGAGGCCGGCCGGCGGGCCACCATCAAGGCGGTCCGGGATCTGACCGGAGTGCCGATCGACTCGTTCGCCGAGGTCAACCTGGCCGGCTTCTACGATCTGGCGCAGAGCCTCGGCGGCGTCCAGGTGTGCCTCAACCACGCGGTGTACGACGAGTACTCCGGCGCCGACTTCCCGGCCGGGCGCCAGACGCTGGACGCCGCGCAGTCCCTGGCCTTCGTCCGGCAGCGGCACGGCCTGGACAACGGCGACCTGGACCGCACCCGGCGCCAACAGGCGTTCCTGATCTCGGTGATGCACCAGCTCGACGCCACCGGCACGTTCACCGACCTGTCCAAGCTCAACGCGCTGATCGAGGTCGCGCACAAGGACGTGGTCCTGTCGGCGGGCTGGGATGAAAAGCAGTTCCGCCGGATGCAGGCGCTGGCCGGCGGCGACGTCGAATTCCGCACCCTGCCGGTGGTGCGGTACGACAACATCAACGGCCAGGACGTCAACATCATCGACCCGGCCGCCATCCGCGCCGAGGTGGCCAAGGCCTTCGGTACCAAGGACGCCACCACCACGACGACCACCGCCAAGCCGTCGGCCGACACCGTCGTCGACGTGGTGAACGCCGCCGGGATCTCCGGGCTGGCCGCCTCCGCCTCGGCCAAGCTGGCCGCGCGCGGCTTCCACACCGACCAGGCGCGCGACCCGCAGCCCGGGGATCCGACGGTGACGTCGGTGCGCTACGGCAGCGGTGCGGAGTCCGATGCCCGCAGCGCCGCCGCTCTGCTGGGAATCACCGCCGAACCCATGCTGGAGTCCTCGCTGGCAACTGGGCACATCGAGATCATCCTGGGTCCGGACTACAGCCCGAGCGGGGCCGCCGACACCGACACCGCGACCGAAAGGGTGGAGGTCACCCCGCTGAGCACCAGCACCAGCAGCGACGAGGCCCCGCCGCCGACCGGTATGCCGATCAACGGCGACGGGATCCCCTGCGTCAACTAG
- a CDS encoding universal stress protein, with product MTLLVGYPVKLRADDVMHLAVTLARSTGEDLVVAVITPAPWMPGMSRADQGYRAYIDELVSDAHAAARAHVPADISARYVSAAARSVPAGLMDAAAAVGADAIVVGSSDDGRPGEVALSSVADRLLHSAQVPVAVATRGYPADIAGITRVTCAFTGGAQNLVLLAFARALASRYGCPLRLVSFAVHLSPPEVARFNTESGQVLAEWTENIYVAAHRALGDHPDEPPQIVIARGEQWAEAFGTVDWEAGELLVVGSSEAGPIERVFLGSRATKIVRHSPVPVLVVPRAAADNPADLH from the coding sequence ATGACGCTGCTGGTCGGCTATCCGGTCAAGCTGCGGGCCGACGACGTCATGCATCTCGCGGTCACCCTCGCCCGCAGCACCGGCGAGGATCTCGTCGTCGCCGTCATCACCCCGGCGCCCTGGATGCCCGGCATGTCCCGAGCCGACCAGGGTTACCGCGCCTACATCGACGAGTTGGTCTCCGATGCCCACGCCGCGGCCCGCGCGCACGTCCCCGCCGATATCAGCGCCCGCTACGTCTCGGCGGCGGCCCGCTCGGTCCCGGCCGGGCTGATGGACGCGGCCGCCGCCGTGGGTGCCGACGCCATCGTGGTCGGTTCCTCCGACGACGGGCGGCCCGGCGAGGTGGCGCTGTCCAGTGTGGCCGACCGTCTGCTGCACAGCGCGCAAGTCCCGGTGGCCGTCGCCACCCGCGGCTATCCGGCGGATATCGCCGGCATCACCCGGGTGACGTGCGCGTTCACCGGGGGCGCGCAGAACCTGGTGCTGCTGGCCTTCGCCCGCGCCCTGGCCTCCCGCTACGGGTGTCCGCTGCGCCTGGTGTCGTTCGCGGTGCACCTGTCCCCGCCGGAGGTCGCCCGGTTCAACACCGAGAGCGGCCAGGTGCTCGCCGAATGGACCGAGAACATCTACGTCGCCGCCCACCGGGCGCTCGGTGATCACCCGGACGAGCCCCCGCAGATCGTCATCGCCCGCGGCGAACAGTGGGCCGAGGCGTTCGGCACCGTCGACTGGGAGGCCGGTGAGCTGCTCGTCGTCGGGTCCAGCGAGGCCGGCCCGATCGAACGGGTGTTCCTCGGTTCGCGGGCCACCAAGATCGTGCGGCACTCCCCGGTCCCGGTGCTGGTGGTGCCCCGCGCGGCCGCCGACAACCCCGCCGACCTGCACTAG
- a CDS encoding mammalian cell entry protein, producing the protein MGRARSVAATAGVLVVAVALVVLAGFAGAGYYNLSTAEAAQLSRTQLRQLAFDAVPKVFGFDYQTVEASMTEAEGLLTPAYRTEFAERAKTDIIPAARERRLVTQVTVTGAGVLDAHRDTGSVLVFMNRTVTDKSKKSQYDGSRLRVDFTRVDGHWLINYIVPV; encoded by the coding sequence ATGGGCCGCGCGAGGTCGGTGGCCGCCACCGCCGGTGTGTTGGTGGTGGCCGTCGCACTGGTGGTGCTGGCCGGCTTCGCCGGCGCCGGCTACTACAACCTGAGCACCGCCGAGGCGGCGCAGCTGAGCAGGACGCAGTTGCGGCAGTTGGCCTTTGACGCCGTGCCCAAGGTGTTCGGGTTCGACTACCAGACCGTCGAGGCGTCGATGACCGAGGCCGAGGGGCTGCTCACCCCGGCGTACCGCACCGAGTTCGCCGAGCGCGCCAAGACCGACATCATCCCGGCGGCCCGGGAACGACGGCTGGTCACCCAGGTGACCGTCACCGGCGCGGGAGTCCTTGACGCACACCGGGACACCGGTTCGGTGCTGGTGTTCATGAACCGCACCGTCACCGACAAGTCGAAGAAGTCCCAGTACGACGGCAGCCGGTTGCGCGTCGACTTCACCCGCGTCGACGGCCACTGGCTGATCAACTACATCGTGCCGGTCTGA
- a CDS encoding MCE family protein, whose amino-acid sequence MRTAKLVKRATALGAVALVAGGCSFGGLNSLDMPGTKGHGPGSFTITVELPDVATLPQNSPVLVDDVTVGSVSGLTARQRPDGSFYAAVRLSLDSNVNLPANATAQVAQTSLLGSQHVALSAPATGAEDRRLQQGDVIPVSRTGRYPTTEEVLSSLGMVVSKGNLGGLADITDEAYAAVAGRAGGFAELIPRLRELTASLARHTDDIIAATRGLDRFSATLARNSENLGRAIESMPAALKVLNTNRGEIIDAFTALGALGVVAADVLDKTKDDFGANLKDLYPVVKALNDNSEEFIKDLTFLPTFPFHYKYLRQAVRGDYLNVFVTFDLTLRRLGETVFTTSGLDPNMPHLSEVLNAPDFVIGASANLSGQAADPFKIPPGTATGQEAGR is encoded by the coding sequence ATGAGAACCGCGAAGCTGGTGAAGCGCGCGACGGCGCTGGGCGCGGTCGCGCTGGTGGCCGGCGGCTGCTCGTTCGGCGGCCTGAACTCGCTGGACATGCCCGGCACCAAGGGCCACGGGCCGGGCTCGTTCACCATCACCGTCGAACTGCCCGACGTGGCGACCCTGCCGCAGAACTCGCCGGTGCTCGTCGACGACGTCACCGTGGGCAGCGTCTCGGGCCTGACCGCCCGGCAGCGGCCCGACGGCAGCTTCTACGCCGCCGTCCGGCTGTCCCTGGACAGCAACGTCAATTTGCCGGCCAACGCCACCGCGCAGGTCGCCCAGACCTCGCTGCTGGGCTCCCAGCACGTCGCGCTGTCGGCACCGGCCACCGGCGCCGAGGACCGCCGGCTGCAGCAGGGCGACGTCATCCCGGTCAGCCGGACCGGGCGCTACCCGACCACCGAGGAGGTGCTGTCCTCGCTGGGCATGGTGGTCAGCAAGGGCAACCTCGGCGGGCTGGCCGACATCACCGATGAGGCGTACGCCGCGGTGGCCGGCCGGGCCGGCGGGTTCGCCGAACTGATCCCGCGGCTGAGGGAGCTGACCGCCTCGTTGGCCCGGCACACCGACGACATCATCGCCGCGACCCGGGGCCTGGATCGGTTCTCCGCCACGCTGGCCCGCAACTCCGAGAACCTCGGTCGGGCCATCGAGTCGATGCCCGCCGCACTGAAGGTGCTCAACACCAACCGCGGCGAGATCATCGACGCGTTCACCGCGCTGGGCGCCCTCGGCGTGGTCGCCGCCGACGTGCTGGACAAGACCAAGGACGACTTCGGGGCGAACCTGAAGGACCTGTACCCGGTGGTGAAGGCACTCAACGACAACTCCGAGGAATTCATCAAGGACCTGACGTTCCTGCCCACCTTCCCGTTCCACTACAAGTACCTGCGCCAGGCGGTGCGCGGCGACTACCTCAACGTGTTCGTCACCTTCGACCTGACGCTGCGCCGCCTCGGTGAGACCGTGTTCACCACCTCGGGCCTGGACCCGAACATGCCGCACCTGTCCGAGGTCCTCAATGCCCCCGACTTCGTCATCGGGGCGTCGGCCAACCTGTCCGGGCAGGCCGCCGACCCGTTCAAGATCCCGCCCGGCACGGCGACCGGCCAGGAGGCGGGCCGATGA
- a CDS encoding alpha,alpha-trehalose-phosphate synthase (UDP-forming) codes for MTVSGATAEFVVVANRLPVDQVVADDGSTGWTRSPGGLVTALEPLLRKRSGAWIGWPGVAATDTAKIDESVNLDGIEMVPVRLDDGDVADYYEGFSNATLWPLYHDVVVKPEYHRHWWDRYVRVNHRFAEAAARIAGYGATVWVQDYQLQLVPRLLRELRPDLRIGFFMHIPFPPVELFMQLPWRTEIIEGLLGADLVGFHLPGGAQNFMQLARRLLGVPTSRGAVGVRGRYGEIDYWTRTVRVGAFPISIDAAELDAAARRRDIRTRARALRAELGNPSKILLGVDRLDYTKGIDVRLQAFTELLADHRVDPDDTVLIQLATPSRERVDSYRLLREEIERQVGATNGEFGRVAHPVISYLHRPVPRDELITFFVAADVMLVTALRDGMNLVAKEYVACRSDLGGALVLSEFTGAAAELHQAYLVNPHDLVGVKDAICAALNQSPAEGRLRMRALRRQVLTHDVDLWARSFLDCLASTRTGTPDQTGTM; via the coding sequence CTGACCGTGTCGGGAGCGACCGCTGAGTTCGTGGTGGTCGCCAACCGGCTGCCGGTCGACCAGGTCGTCGCCGACGACGGGTCCACCGGCTGGACCCGCAGCCCGGGTGGGCTGGTCACCGCGCTGGAACCGCTGCTGCGCAAACGCAGCGGCGCCTGGATCGGCTGGCCCGGTGTCGCCGCGACCGACACCGCGAAAATTGACGAATCGGTCAACCTCGACGGCATCGAGATGGTGCCGGTGCGTCTGGACGACGGCGACGTCGCCGACTATTACGAGGGTTTCTCCAACGCCACCCTGTGGCCGCTGTATCACGACGTCGTCGTCAAACCCGAGTACCACCGGCACTGGTGGGATCGCTACGTCCGGGTGAATCACCGCTTCGCCGAGGCCGCCGCGCGGATCGCCGGCTACGGCGCCACCGTCTGGGTGCAGGACTACCAGTTGCAGCTGGTGCCGCGGCTGCTGCGGGAGTTGCGGCCCGATCTGCGGATCGGCTTCTTCATGCACATCCCGTTCCCGCCGGTCGAGCTGTTCATGCAACTGCCGTGGCGCACCGAGATCATCGAGGGCCTGCTCGGCGCGGACCTGGTCGGCTTCCACCTGCCCGGCGGGGCGCAGAACTTCATGCAGTTGGCCCGACGACTGCTCGGTGTGCCGACCTCGCGCGGGGCGGTCGGCGTGCGCGGGCGGTACGGGGAGATCGACTACTGGACGCGGACCGTGCGGGTCGGCGCCTTCCCGATTTCCATCGACGCCGCCGAACTCGACGCGGCGGCCCGGCGCCGCGACATCCGGACCCGGGCCCGGGCGCTGCGCGCCGAACTGGGCAATCCGTCCAAGATCCTGCTCGGAGTGGATCGGCTGGACTACACCAAGGGCATCGATGTGCGGCTGCAGGCGTTCACCGAGCTTTTGGCCGATCACCGGGTCGACCCGGACGACACCGTGCTGATCCAGCTGGCCACCCCCAGCCGGGAGCGGGTCGACTCCTATCGGCTGCTGCGCGAGGAGATCGAACGTCAGGTCGGCGCCACCAACGGCGAGTTCGGCCGGGTGGCCCACCCGGTCATCTCCTATCTGCACCGTCCGGTGCCCCGCGACGAGCTGATCACCTTCTTCGTCGCCGCCGACGTGATGTTGGTGACCGCGTTGCGCGACGGGATGAACTTGGTGGCCAAGGAGTACGTGGCCTGCCGCAGCGATCTCGGCGGCGCCCTGGTGCTGTCCGAATTCACCGGTGCGGCAGCCGAATTGCATCAGGCCTATCTCGTGAACCCGCACGATCTGGTGGGGGTGAAGGACGCGATCTGCGCCGCCCTGAACCAGTCGCCGGCCGAGGGCCGGCTACGGATGCGGGCGCTGCGCCGCCAGGTGCTCACCCACGACGTCGACCTGTGGGCGCGGTCCTTCCTGGACTGCCTGGCCAGCACCCGGACCGGTACGCCGGATCAGACCGGCACGATGTAG
- a CDS encoding MCE family protein, translating to MKLDRFSRIQLAIFAAVTVITVTAIAVAYLHVPAKLGLGSYRVSAEFVTGGGIYRNANVTYRGVTVGRVESVGLTDTGVVAQMRLNTNTAVPGNVTATVKSVSAVGEQYIDLVPPEGTPPSDLRLADGAVIGTDRTAVGQDIAGMLREADTLVSTINNSRLHELLAEAFTAFNGTGPELARLLRSSRQLVDAANADADTTIALIDQAGPQMDAQIRSGDSIRAIADGLARFTTELRGADPQVRTLLSNAPSVADAANTAFTGIRPNFPMLAANLANLGRIGVIYHKSIEQAFVIFPALIAALNTVAGGVPADEGGKLDFKIDLGDPPTCNVGFLPPTAIRSPADETLRDLPTDMYCKAAQNDPTVVRGARNYPCMEFPGKRAPTVQLCRDPKGFIPIGANPWRGPPIPYGSTPVTDDRNILPPNKFPLIPPGADYDPGPPVTQLPPGVQSGPGPAPNAPFPLPVPPNDNPPAPNGPFMPPADQYVPPYAQQPQAAGPQYRSYDNQGRFTDADGRTGIFAAGVEGAAPAENWVDLMLGPTAA from the coding sequence ATGAAACTCGACCGGTTCTCCCGTATCCAGCTGGCGATCTTCGCCGCCGTCACGGTGATCACCGTGACGGCCATCGCGGTGGCCTACCTGCACGTCCCGGCCAAGCTCGGCCTGGGCAGCTACCGGGTCAGCGCCGAGTTCGTCACCGGCGGCGGCATCTACCGCAACGCCAACGTCACCTACCGCGGCGTCACCGTCGGCCGGGTGGAATCGGTCGGCCTGACCGACACCGGCGTGGTCGCCCAGATGCGGCTGAACACCAACACCGCGGTCCCCGGCAACGTCACCGCCACGGTCAAGAGCGTGTCGGCGGTCGGCGAGCAGTACATCGACCTGGTACCGCCGGAGGGGACGCCGCCGTCGGACCTGCGGCTGGCCGACGGCGCGGTGATCGGCACCGACCGCACCGCGGTCGGCCAGGACATCGCCGGCATGCTGCGCGAGGCCGACACCCTGGTGTCCACCATCAACAACTCCCGGCTGCACGAGCTGCTGGCCGAGGCCTTCACCGCGTTCAACGGCACCGGCCCGGAACTGGCCCGGCTGCTGCGGTCGTCGCGGCAACTCGTCGACGCGGCCAATGCCGACGCCGACACCACGATCGCGCTGATCGACCAGGCCGGCCCGCAGATGGACGCCCAGATCCGCAGCGGCGACAGCATCCGCGCGATCGCCGACGGGCTGGCGCGGTTCACCACCGAGCTGCGCGGCGCCGACCCGCAGGTGCGCACCCTGTTGTCCAACGCCCCGTCGGTGGCCGACGCCGCCAACACCGCGTTCACCGGTATCCGGCCGAACTTCCCGATGCTCGCGGCCAACCTGGCGAACCTGGGCCGGATCGGGGTGATCTACCACAAGTCCATCGAGCAGGCCTTCGTGATCTTCCCGGCGCTCATCGCGGCGCTGAACACCGTCGCCGGTGGCGTGCCGGCCGACGAGGGCGGCAAGCTGGACTTCAAGATCGACCTCGGCGACCCGCCGACCTGCAATGTCGGGTTCCTGCCGCCGACGGCGATCCGTAGCCCCGCCGACGAGACGCTGCGCGATCTGCCGACCGACATGTACTGCAAGGCCGCGCAGAACGACCCGACCGTGGTGCGCGGAGCGCGCAACTACCCGTGCATGGAGTTCCCCGGCAAGCGCGCCCCGACCGTGCAACTGTGCCGGGATCCCAAGGGCTTCATCCCGATCGGCGCCAACCCGTGGCGCGGTCCGCCGATCCCGTACGGCTCGACGCCGGTCACCGACGACCGCAATATCCTGCCGCCCAACAAGTTCCCGCTGATCCCGCCCGGCGCGGACTACGACCCGGGGCCGCCGGTCACCCAGCTGCCGCCCGGCGTGCAATCCGGTCCGGGCCCGGCGCCGAATGCGCCGTTCCCGCTGCCGGTTCCGCCCAACGACAACCCGCCGGCGCCCAACGGGCCGTTCATGCCGCCGGCCGACCAGTACGTGCCGCCGTACGCGCAGCAGCCGCAGGCCGCCGGGCCGCAGTACCGCAGCTACGACAACCAGGGCCGGTTCACCGACGCCGACGGCCGCACCGGGATCTTCGCGGCCGGTGTCGAGGGAGCCGCCCCGGCGGAGAACTGGGTCGATCTGATGCTGGGGCCCACCGCGGCATGA